GGACTTCACCGGCAGGCAGGGCTATCTGCGTCCCGCGCCCGACGGGATCGACGCCCACTGGGCCTGGCAGCGCCCGGGCGGGACGGGCCAGGGGGTGACCGTGATCGACGTCGAGGGCGCCTGGCAGCTGGGCCACGAGAACCTGGCCGCCAAGCTCGCCGGTGTCGTCGTCGGCACCCCGCTGGCCGACATCGCCTGGCGCAACCACGGCACCGCCGTGATCGGTGTGATCGGCGGCGACCCGGGTGAGCGCGGAGTGGCCGGGATCGTGCCGGAGGCGGTGACCGCGGCCGCGTCCTTCCAGGGCATCGGCACGGCGGCCGCGATCCAGGCGGCGGCCGACCGGCTCGGGCCCGGTGACGTCGTCCTGGTCGAACTGCAGCGCCCCGGGCCTCGGTTCGACCACGAGATCCGTGACGACCAGCGCGGCTACATCCCGATCGAGTGGTGGCCGGACGACTACGCGGCCGTCCGGTACGCGACCGCCAGGGGCGTTCTCGTCGTGGCGGCCGCGGGCAACGGCGGCGAGTCCCTCGACGACGCCGTCTACGAGCGCCGCCCCGACGAGTTCCCCGAGTGGTGGCGCAACCCGTTCAACCTCTCCAACCAGTCGTCCGGAGCGGTCCTGGTCGGCGCGGGCGCCCCGCCGCCCGGCACGCACGGCCGCGACCACGGCCCGGACCGCTCCCGGCTCGCGTTCTCCAACTACGGCGCACGCGTGGACGCGCAGGGCTGGGGACGCGAGGTCACCACCACCGGCGGGTCCTGGGACAAGCCCGGCGATCTGCAGGGCGGGCCCGAGGAGATCGCCTGGTACACGGACACGTTCTCCGGGACGTCCTCCGCGTCCCCGCTGGTGGTCGGCGCCTTGGCCGCACTCCAGGGCATGCTGAAGGCGGCCGGCCGGCCGCCGATGTCCCCGGACCGCGCCCGTACGGTGCTGCGCGCCACGGGCTCCCCGCAGCAGGACGCGCCGGGCCGGCCGGCCTCGCAGCGGATCGGCAGCAGGCCCGACATCAAGGCGGCGGTCACCCGGCTGCTGCCGGACGCGGTCGGCTCGGGCCGGGCCGAGCGGTACTGGGACGAACTCCTGCCCTACCCAGGTGAACTCCCGCCGCGACTCCGGCTGTTCGTGGCCGGCGCGTGGCGCAACCTCAACAACCCGTCGCCCGAGATCCGGCAGGCGGTGCACGCCGCCTTCGCGGGCGGACGGCCCGACGTCCGGGTGTGGTTCTCGGACGACGAGATCGTCGGCCTGGTGCTCACCGGCTGACGATCCGGCACGGCACGGCACGTCCCGTCACATCAATGGGAAGGTGACATCGCATGAGCATCACCCCGCAGATGGGCCAGCAGGGACTGCAAGGTCAGCAGCAGGGACAGCAGTTCCCGAGCACATCGCCCTATCAACAGCAGGGCCAGGGCTTCGACCAGCAGAGCCACGGGCAACAGCAGGGCTACGGCTTCGGGCAGCAAGGCCAGGGCTTCGGCCAGCAGCAGGGCGGCAGCGGCACCCTGGAGCAGCTCCAGCAGCTCGGTCAGCAGCAGCCCTACCAGCAGTTGCTGCAACAGCTGGTGGGCGGGCAGGGGCAGCAACAGCAGCAGCCCTACGGCCAGTCGCAGCAGCAGGACCAGCAGGCGCAGCAGATGGAGCAGCAGAACCAGCAGCAGCTCCAGCAGCTCGCCCAGTCCGTGGTCCAGCAGGTGATCCAGCAGGTCCAGTCGCAGTCGCTCGCCGCCGGTGTGGCAGGCGGCTTCATCGACATCGTGCACCCGCTCCAGGGCCAGCCCCAGCAGGTATTCCTGCGTATCAACGGCCAGTTCCGGGTGCTGAACAGCCCGAGCCCGCAGATCCACCAGCAGATCCAGGAGGCGTTCGCCTTCGGTCACCAGGTGATCGGCATCTGGGACACCCAGTCCCCGAACGTCCTGCGCAGCGTGCGGATCCAGCGGATCTGACCCGCGCGTGACACGTGACAGACGAAGGGGCGCTTCCCGCCGCGGGTTCCGCGAGCAGGCAGCGCCCCTTCCGTACGGCTTCCTAGAGAGCCACGCCGAGGAGTGCGTCCACCGCCCGTGACACCACGCCCGGCGCGCCCGTGTCGGTGCCGCCCCGCTCCTCCTGGGCGGCGGCCCAGCGGTCGACGGCGGCCAGCGCGGTGGGCGCGTCCAGGTCGTTCGCGAGGGCCTCGCGGATCTCCTCGACGAGCGCCTCGGCGGACGGACCGTCGGGCCGGGAGACGGCGGCACGCCAGCGCCCGACCCGGTCCAGGGCGTCCTGGAGGACCTGGTCGGTCCACTCCCAGTCGGACCGGTAGTGGTGGGCGAGCAGCGCCAGCCGGATGGCGGCGGGGTCGACGCCGTCACGCCGCAGCTGCGACACGAAGACCAGGTTGCCCTTGGACTTGGACATCTTCTCGCCGTCGAGGGCGACCATGCCGGCGTGGACGTACGCCTTGGCCATGGGGAACTCGCCGGTCAGCACCTGGGCGTGCGAGGCGCCCATCTCGTGGTGCGGGAAGACGAGGTCGGAGCCGCCACCCTGGACGTCGAAGGTCATGCCGAGGTGGTCGAGGGCGATCGCGACGCACTCGATGTGCCAGCCCGGCCGTCCGCGGCCGAGCGAGGCCCCGTCCCAGCTGGGTTCGCACTCGCGGGCGGCCATCCACAGCATCGGGTCGAGGGGGTTCTTCTTGCCCGGACGGTCCGGGTCGCCGCCGCGCTCGGCGGACAGCAGCCGCATGGCGGCCGCGTCGAGGTTCGAGACCTTCCCGAAGTTCGGGTCGGACTCGACGGAGAAGTAGGTGTCCCCGTCGAGCTCGTAGGCGGCACCGGCGTCCCGGAGCCGCTCGACGAGCGGCACGATGCCGGGTATCGCCTCGACCGCGCCGATGTAGTGCTGCGGGGGCAGCATCCGCAGGGCTGTCATGTCCTCGCGGAAGAGGGCCGTCTCCTTCTCCGCCAGGGCGGCCCAGTCGACGCTGTCCCGCTGGGCGCGCTCCAGCAGCGGGTCGTCGATGTCGGTGACGTTCTGGACGTAGTGGACCTGGCGCTTGGTGTCGAGCCACACGCGCTGCACGAGGTCGAACGCGTTGTAGGTCGCCGCGTGCCCCATGTGGGTGGCGTCGTACGGCGTGATGCCGCAGACGTAGATACGGGCGACGGGACCGGGGTCGAGGGTGACCGGACCGCCGGTCGCGGTGTCGTGGATCCTCAGGTCGCGGCCCTGACCAGGCAGGGCGGGGACCTCGGAAGCGGGCCAGGCATGCATGTCATGAGCCTAACCGGACGGATGTTCCGTATACGAACCGGACCGGTCCGGATGGCCGGTGAGGCCTTCTTGCGCGGTCCCGGACCGTGTGCAAGGTCACGTCATACGGGCGGCCAGGGGATGGCCGGCCACTCACCGCTCGGCTCCGGGTGCTTGCCCGTGGCGAGCAGTTCATCGACACGCGCGCGCGTGGCGTCGAGTTCGGCGGCGGTGATCAGAGCGGCCAGCCGGGTGGCCAGCGCCCCCGACAGGGCCTCCCTGAGGCCCTTGAGGACGTCGACCGCCTCCCCCGTCAACGGCTCCCCCGCCCAGCCCCACAGCAGCGTGCGCAGCTTGTTCTCGGCGTTGAAGGTGACGCCGTGGTCGATGCCGTAGAGGCGACCGCCCTCGGCGGGCAGCAGATGGCCGCCCTTGCGGTCCGCGTTGTTGATCACGGCGTCGAGGACGGAGAGTCTGCGCAGCCGCTCGTCGTCCGCGTGCACCAGCAGCGCGGTCTTCCCTTCGCCGACCTCGGCGAGGCTGATGGCCTTCCAGCCCGGCTCGGGCTCCTCGGCGTCGACCAGGGCGAGCAGTTCGGTGCCCGGTACGCCCTCGATCCACAGCTGGCACATGCCCTCGCCGTAGGGCCCGTCCCGCAGCACGGTGGGCGGCACCAGGCCCCAGCCGGTCGCCTCGGACACCTCGTAGGCGGCGACCTCGCGCTGGGCGAGGGTGCCGTCCGGGAAGTCCCACAGGGGGCGTTCGCCGCGGACCGGCTTGTAGACGCAGAGCAGCTCCTGGCCTTCGCTCTCGACGGAGCACTGCAGCACCGCGTTGGAGGCGTCCCGGATCTGTCCGCGGACCGTCAGCTCACCCCTGGCGAGCACCTGTGCCGTGGTCACGCTCCGCGGCGGTATCCGTTCTGGCGCGGACATACGTGTCCTTCCGGGTCGAGCGGGAGGCTGCACAGCGGGCACGGCGGCCGCCCGGCGTTGACGACGTCCAGGGCACGTCTGGCGAAGGCTCTGGCCTGCGCGCCGGTGAGCCGGACCCGCAGCATCGGGGGCCCGTTCTCCTCGTCCTGGAGGAGCTTCTCCTCGGCCTCGGCGAGGTCCTCCTCGGAGTCGGCCTCCAACTCCACGAGCGCCTGCGCCTCGACGATCATGCGCTGCTCCTCGCCGTCCCAGGCGAGGGCCATGGTGCCGACCCGGAACTCCTCCTCGACGGGGCTGTCGAGGGGGGCGGTGTCGGAGATCACGGTGGGCGGCACGGCCGGGACGGAGGCACTGCCGCCGCTGCGGCGCACGACCTCGTCGAGGAGTTCGTCCATCCGCTCGGCGAGGGCGGCCACCTGTGTCTTCTCCAGGGCCACGCTGGTCACTCGGGGGCCGGCCGTGGCCTGGAGGAAGAACGTACGGCGTCCGGGCAGTCCGACCGTGCCGGCCACGAAGCGGTCCGGCGGGTCATAGAGGAACACCTGACGGGACACGTCCTGTCTCCATTGGATTCGTGAGTAGGGGAACGGCGGGAACGTCCATGCGTGAACGCGCTCGGGTGAATCGCTTCACCCTACTGCGCCCGACGATCACGGTGCGCCCGCACCACCACCGACCGGAGCGTCACCGCCGGCGGCCTCCTCGCGCGGCAAGAGGGACGCGAAGTCACCGGTGTCGCCGAGGCGGACGAGAAACGGCCTCAGACGGGTGTAACGGATGACGGTGATGGAACACGGTTCTACAGAGATCCGCTGGAAGAGGTCGAGATGAAGTCCCAGTGCGTCCGCCACGAGCGACTTGATGACGTCGCCGTGCGAGCACATCAGATAGACGGCGTCGGCGCCGTGGTCGCGCTCCACGCGCGCGTTCCACTCGCGTACGGCCTCCGCCGCGCGCGTCTGCATGGCCCGCATGGACTCGCCGCCGGGGAACGCGGCCGCCGAGGGATGCGTCTGGACGACCTCCATGAGCGGCTCACCCATGAGCTCGGCGAGCTTGCGGCCGGACCAGTCGCCGTAGTGGCACTCCCCGATGCGCTCCTCGCTGTGCGACGACAGGCCGGGCCGGGCGTCCAGCAGCGGCCGGACCGTTTCCTGGCAGCGCTGGAGCGGGCTGGCGACGACCTCGGAGATCGGCACGCCTTCCAGCCGTGCGGGCAGCCCGGCGGCCTGTGCGGTGCCGCGCTCGTCCAGGGCGACCCCGGGTGTCCACCCGGCGAGCAGCCCCTCGGTGTTCGCGGTGGAGCGTCCGTGTCTGACAAGGATCAACGTGGGCATGCGGCCCAGGGTAGGCGTACGCCGGAATGCGACGGCGTCCGAGCGACAGGAGAATACGCTCCGTGATCGTCGACTGTGCCATCTACCGGGACGGGCACCGGACGGAGGGGCCCGAGGACCTGTCCGACGCGCTGGACGGGGCGCGGGCGGCGGGCGGGTTCGTCTGGATCGGGCTGCACGCACCGTCCGAGGACGAGTTCGAGCTGGTCACCAAGGAGTTCGGACTGCACCCACTGGCCGTGGAGGACGCCCTCAAGGCCCATCAGCGGCCCAAACTGGAGGTCTACGACGACTCGTTGTTCGTCGTCCTCAAACCCGTCGTGTACGAGCCGGAGAGCGACGCCGTCTCCACCGGCGAAGTCATGCTTTTCCTCGGCGACGCCTTCGTGGTGACGGTCCGTCATGGCGTGGGTTCGCCGCTGAAGACCGTACGGGACCGTCTGGAGAAGGAACCGCGCCTCCTCGACAAGGGACCCACCGCGGTGCTGTACGCGGTCGCCGACGCCGTCGTGGACCACTACCTGGAGGTGGCGACGGAACTGGGGACCGACCTGGAGGAGCTGGAGGCGGAGGTGTTCTCACCGGACGGCGGCGGCTCACGGGACACCGCGTCCCGGATCTACACCTTCAAGCGGCAGATCCTGGAGTTCCGCCGGGCCACCGTCCCGCTCACGATGCCCCTGACCCGGCTCGCGGGTGTGGAGTCCTACGGCGCGACGGTGCCGTTCGTCAACGACAGGGCGCGGCCCTTCTTCCGGGACGTCAACGACCACCTCGCGCGCGTGAACGAGTCGGTGGAGGGCCTGGACAGGCTGGTGTCGGACGTCCTGTCGGCGCATCTCGCGCAGATGAGCGTCCGGCAGAACGACGACATGCGGAAGATCTCCGCGTGGGCGGCCATGGCCGCGATCCCCACGATGATCGCGGGGATCTACGGCATGAACTTCGAGCACATGCCCGAGTTGCACTGGGTGTGGTCGTATCCGGCGGTGATCGCGCTGATGGGCGCCCTGGAGGTGCTGCTGTACCAGACGTTCAAGCGTCGGGGCTGGCTGTAGCGGGTGCTCAGGCGAACTCGGGGGCCGAGGTGGCCGGGCCGCCCAGGGCGTCGCGGCGTTCCGGTGTCCGCAGGGAGACCATGCGGCGCCAGCCGGCCGCACGTTCATAGGCGTACACCGCGTGGATGCCCGCGGCCAGCACCGCCGACTTCGGCCGCGGCCAGCCGAGGATGCGTCCCATGTGGGCCATCACGGCGAGGCTGACGTCCCGGTAGACGCGGATCTCGGCCAGCGCGCACTCCCTGAGCCTGTGCTGGATGGCACGGCCGTGACCGGCGCGGGCGAAGCGCAGCAGTTCCTCGTGGCAGTAGGCGAGGTGGTTGTCCTCGTCACCGGAGATCATCCGGACCGCCCGGCCGAGGTCGGGGTGGTCGGCGAAGTGCTTGCGCAGCAGCTCCATCTCCTCGGCGGCGCGCTGTTCGGTGACGCGGCTGTGGGCGAGGTAGGTGACGATGTCCTGCACGGTGAGCGGCTCGTCGCTCCTGAGTTTCTCGTGGGCGAGGCCGATGCCGTGCCGTTCCAGGAGCATGGTGTAGTCCGTCTCCGGCGGGACGGGGACGGGTCGGAGACCGCGCTTTTTCATCAGGGCGTTGAAGATCCGCCCGTGCTTGTCCTCGTCCGCGCCGTGCCGGGTGATCTTGGGGACGAGGTCGCGCTCGCTCTGCGGCACGAGTGCGGCGATGCGGGCGTTCTCCCAGCCGCCCTGCGACTCCCCACTGGCCGCGATGGAGCAGAACAGCCGGAACGACTCGTCGTCGTCGATGATCTCCTGGAACAGGCTCTTGGCCGAAAGCATCGTGTGGCACCTCTCCGCCGGACTCCGCGGCAAATCCGCGAAGAACGAGTCAAATGCGGCGCGATGGGTGCTGCAACAGCTGTGTCGGACAACTCCGCCAAAAGGAGGACTGCCGGAGTCACTCCGGGGGCGTAACCGCGCGGGCGCGGGCGCGTTGACTCATGTGACGGCCGTGGCGGGGAAGACCCCCGAGCCCCCACCACGGCCGTGGAAACCTCCGGCGGCCGAACCACGCACACGCGAGGCGGGACCGCCGGCATCGGCTGCGTGATCCGCCGGTCCGGCGTTGATCGGCGGCCGGATCGTTCCGTGGGCCACGGCGCTTGCGCGGGGCACTGCGGCCCACGGAACCGAGCTGATCCGGAGCACCGCGGCCTATGCGAGCCCGGCTCGCTCCAGGGCCTCGGTGCCGGCCCGGAGTGCGGCGAGACGCTCGTCGAGCGTGAAGCCCGCGGGGGCCAGGGTCAGCGTGGTGACGCCGGCCGCCGCGTACTCCTTCATCCGGTCCGCGATGCGGTCCACGGAGCCGAGCAGCGCCGTCTTGTCGATCAGGTCGTGCGGGATGGCGGCCGCGGCGCCGTCCTTGTCGCCGGCGAGGTACTTGTCCTGGATCTCGGCGGCCGCCGACTCGAAGCCCATGCGCTGGGCGAGCTGGTTGTAGAAGTTCTGCTTGCGGCTGCCCATGCCGCCGACGTACAGCGCGGTGTACGGGCGGAAGGTGTCGGCGAGCGCGGCCACGTCCTTGTCCTCGCCGAGGGCGAGCGGAAGGGTCGGCGCGATGTCGAACCCGTCGAGGGTCTTGCCCGCCTTCTCCCGCCCGGCGCGCAGATAGCGGATCGCGGTGTCCTCCAGGTGCTCGGCGGAGGGGAAGATCAGCAGGGCGCCGTCGGCGATCTCGCCGGTCTGCTCCAGGTTCTTGGGACCGATCGCCGCGATGTACAGCGGGATGTGCTCGCGCTGCGGGTGGACCGTGAGCTTGAGGGGCTTGCCGGGCCCCCCGGGCAGCGGGAGCGTCCAGTGCTCGCCGTCGTGGGTGAGGCGTTCGCGGCTCATGGCCTTGCGGACGATCTCGACGTACTCACGCGTGCGTGCCAGCGGCTTGTCGAACTTGACGCCGTACCAGCCCTCGGAGACCTGCGGCCCCGAGACGCCGAGGCCGAGTCGGAAGCGGCCGCCGGACAGCGAGTCGAGGGTGGCGGCGGTCATCGCGGTCATCGCCGGCTGGCGGGCCGGGATCTGGAAGATGGCCGAGCCGACGTCGATGCGCTCGGTCTGCGCGGCGACCCAGGTGAGCACGGTGGCCGCGTCCGAGCCGTAGGCCTCGGCCGCCCAGCAGACGGCGTATCCGAGCCGGTCGGCCTCCTGGGCGACGGAGAGATTGTCCGCGTCCATTCCGGCGCCCCAGTAGCCGAGGTTGATCCCGAGCTGCATGGCCGATTCCCCTTACCGATCAGTAACGTCCCTTGCCGCAGACCTTAGCGTGGCAGTGCGGACCGGGGCAGGTCGAGGCCCGTGCCGGTGACCGGGCCCACTTGCCCCGCACCTGTGGGAATCGGTTGTCCACAGGCCCCCACGAGGCATGCTCTGGCCAGTAATCTCGGCGTTCATGGAGCAGAGGCATCTCGGCCGTACCGGCCTGCGCGTGTCCCGCATCGGACTCGGCACCCTCACGTGGGGCAGGGACACCGACGAGCACGACGCGGCTGACCTCCTCAAAACGTTCTGGGAGGCGGGCGGGACACTCGTCGACACGGCTGACGTGTACGGCGACGGGGAGGCCGAGTACCTGCTCGGCCGCCTCATAGAAGGGCTGGTCCCGCGCCGGGACCTGGTCATCTCCACGAAGGCGGGCAGCGTGGCCGACCCGAACCGCCCTGTCGACGGCTCGCGCGGGCATCTGCTCTCCGCGCTGGACGACTCGCTGGCCCGGCTCGGCACGGACTACGTCGACGTGTGGCACATCCACTCCTACGACCCCTGCACCCCGCTGGAGGAGACACTCCAGGCCCTCGACCTGGCCGTCAACAGCGGCCGGGCGCGCTACGCCGGAGTCTCCAACTTCTCCGGCTGGCAGCTCGCCAAGGCGGGAACCTGGCAGCTGGCCGCGCCCGGGGTGCGGACCCGGCTCGCCGCCACACAGCTGGAGTACTCGCTGCTGCAGCGCGGCCTCGAACGCGAGGTGCTGCCGGCCACCCTGGACCTGGGTATCGGGCTGTTGCCGTCCTCACCGCTGGGGCGCGGGGTCCTGACCGGCAAGTACCGGGGAAACACCACGCCGTCCGACTCGCGCGGTGCCTCGGAACACATGGCGGCGTTCGTCGCGCCCTATCTCGACGACACGGCGAGCCGCATCGTGGACGCGGTGACCACGGCGGCCGACGGGCTCGCGGTCACTCCGCTGCAGGTGGCCCTCGCCTGGGTCAGGGACCGGCCGGGGGTGGCGGCGCCGATCGTCGGCGCGCGCAACTCGCAGCAGCTCACGGCGGCATTGTCAGTGGAGGCCCTTAGTCTTCCTGACGAGATCTGCCGGGCGCTCGACGATGTGTCGGCACCCGTGCACCGCTATCCCGATCACGACTGGAGCACGCTGTGAGCACGGAGCCGGAGCCCACGGAGAAGACCGAGCCGCAGACACGGGGCGAGGCGACGGAGCCGGAGGGCACGGAGGAGACACCGGGCGCTTCCGCGGAGGAGAGTGCCGACGCGGACGCGACCGGGGATCCTGAGGACGGCGACGCATCGAATGCGGCCGACACCGAGGGTGTGAGCGGCGATTCCGCCGCCGGCGACGCGGACGGCGCCGCCAAGGCGCAGTTGTCCGAGGCCGAGGCCGAACTCGCGGCGCAGCGGGTCGAGCGGGAGCGGATCGCGCGGCGGAAGGCCGAGAGGTCGGGGCCCGTCGACAGCGGGGCCGGACTCAGAGGCAAGGCCGCCGACCTCCTCGCGGCCGTGCGGGCGGTGGAGAGCGGGGCCAAGCCCGTGGCCGCCGTGTTCAGCGAGCCCGAACCACCGCGCAGGCCGGCCCAGGAACCGGCGCGGCCCCGGCCGGTGTCGGCCGAAGCAGCCGGGAGCCAGGTCGCCGGTTCCGGGGCAGGGCCCGCTCCCGAGGCCGTGGAGGCCGTACGGCGGGTGCTGGTGGAGGGCGGTGCGCCGGAGGACCTCGCGCCGCAGGTCGCCGCGGTGTTCGGGGAAGCGGCGGACGACGAACTGCGAGCGGATCCCTGGCAGTTGCTGCGGGTCTCCGGCGTACGGCCCGAGCAGGCCGACGGGTTCGCGCGGGCACTGCTCGGCGCGGAGTGCGAGCCTGACGACGAGCGGCGGGGACGGGCGGTCACCGTCTGGCTCCTGGAGCAGGCGGCGCTCGCCGGGCACACCGCGCTGGAGATGCCGGCGCTCATCGCCGCGCTGGCCCAGCGGGGCGTGCAGGACGCCGACGCGGCCGTACAGAGCACCATCGCCGAGGCCGAGGCCCTGGTTTTCCAGGACGCCCTCGACCCGACCGCACCGGAGCCCGAGGAGAGCGACGAGAACGACCCGGAGGGCGCGGAACGTCCCGTCCGGATCCTGGTCGGCCTGGAGCGCTACGCCCTCGCGGAGGAGAGCCTCGCCGACGGACTGGCCCGGGTGATCAACTCCGTGCCCAAGGAGGACGGTTCGGCGGAGGACTGGCAGCGCGCCGCCGCGTCGGCCAAGGGTGCGGCCGAGCTGATCCGCGCGGTCGCGACGGCCGGTCTGGTCCTGCACACCGGCGGTGAGGCGTCCCGGGCCGAGCCGGCGGCGCTGCTGGAGGCGGCGCGGAGCCTGGGGCTGCGGGCCTGGGCGGCCACGCACAGCCCACTGGGGCGTGACCTCTTCGCCGGCCTGCTCACGGCCGGTGGACAGGGCGCCCCCGGTCCGGGCGAGGGCGAACCGCACGACGGCCCCTCAGACGACACCCTGGCCCAGCCCGTCGCCACCGTCGCCGGTCTCCTCACCGGTGCCGAAGGGCCCGGCCGGGACGCCGACGGGGCGTTCGACCTCGACCTGCTCGTCGTGCTCGACGCGCCTCAGCTGGATGTCGAGACGGCCGCGCTGCTCGTGGAGTCGTTGCCGGACGGGGCGCGGCTGGTGCTGGGCGGAGACCCGTCGGTGTTGTGGTCGGCGGGTCCCGGGCGGGTGTTCGCGGATCTGCTCGCCGCACGGATCTGCCCGCAGGTCGCCTCGCGAAGGCCGGATCCCGGGCCGCTGGGCGAGCTGGTCTCGGGCATCGGGATCGGCGAACTGAACCAGGTCGAGGCCCCCGGCAAGGAGGTCGTGATCGTGCCGGTGCGGGACGCGGGCGAGGCCGTGCACCGCACAGTGCAGCTGGTCGCGGACTCGGTGCCCCGGGCGATCGGCGTCCCCGCCGAGGAGACCCTGGTGATCACCCCGGGCCACGGCGGCGCCGCGGGCACCCGCGTGCTCAACGCGGCCCTGAAGGAACGCCTCAACCCGGGTCCCGGCCGCTTCGGCGGATTCGACCCGGGCGACCGCATCGCCTACTCCCCCGCACCGGGCCGTACCCTGACGGGCCGCGTGGTGCGGGCTGACGCGGACGGCCTGCACCTGACCTGCGCCGACGAGCCCGTCGTCGTACCGAAGGAGCAGGTGGAGCAGTCCGTCAGGCACGGCTGGGCGCTGACCGCGCACCAGGCGGTGGGTGGCCGCTGGCCCGCGGTGGTCGCGGTCCTGCCCGGCGACGCCGCCCAGGCCCTCACCCGCCCCTGGGTCTACACGGCGTTCGGCAGGGCTGCGCGTCACCTCTCCGTGGTGCACGGCGTGGACCAGGCGCTTCCGCGGGCGGTGGCCGAGATCCCGGCCAAGCCCCGGACGACGCGGCTGCCCGTCCTCCTCGCACCGCAGACGCCGACGGCCGGTTGACCCCACCGGAACGAGGGCGGTGGGCCCGGAGAGAGAAGATCCTCCGGGCCCACCGCCCTCGCACTCGTCAGTACAGCTGCGTCAGCACACCTGCTTCAGCGCGTCCACCTCAGCACATCCGCTCAGCGACGATCCGCGTCCAGCGGTTCCAGGTCCTCGTCCTCGGTCAGATCCGTGTCGAGATCGTCCTCGAGGTCGGCCTCGTCGGTTTCGTCGTCGGCCTCGTCGTCAAGGTCGTCGTCGAAGACCGCGCTGACGTCGAAGCGGCACACCACCCGCTCCGCGTCGACCTGCTCGAACGGCGCCTCCAGCCACTCCCCGGGGTCGGCCGTTTCGTCCGCCGCGGTCACCCACAGCGTCGAGTCGCCCTCCTCCAGACCGAACTCCTTGTGCCGGGAGGCGATCTCGTCGGGCTCGAACTCGCCGAACAGCACCCCCAGCGCACCGTGCACCGTGCTGGAGGCCTCCGCGCCGAGACCGTCGTCGGCCGCCTCGACCCGCTGGGCCTGCGCCATCAGCCGCTGCGGTTCCGCCACGGCGTAGTCACGGCGGATCAGCACGCTCAGCGCGCTCGGCTCCTCGGGGCCGGTGTACGGCGGGGCGTCCTCGGCGCCGGGGATCTCGAAGGGGGTGACCTCGTCGTAGCGGTCGTAGAGCAGCTCGTCGTACACCTCGGCGGCCGCGGCCAGTTCGTTGAAGGCCTCGTAGACGGCGGGG
This is a stretch of genomic DNA from Streptomyces sp. NBC_00285. It encodes these proteins:
- a CDS encoding aldo/keto reductase, which codes for MEQRHLGRTGLRVSRIGLGTLTWGRDTDEHDAADLLKTFWEAGGTLVDTADVYGDGEAEYLLGRLIEGLVPRRDLVISTKAGSVADPNRPVDGSRGHLLSALDDSLARLGTDYVDVWHIHSYDPCTPLEETLQALDLAVNSGRARYAGVSNFSGWQLAKAGTWQLAAPGVRTRLAATQLEYSLLQRGLEREVLPATLDLGIGLLPSSPLGRGVLTGKYRGNTTPSDSRGASEHMAAFVAPYLDDTASRIVDAVTTAADGLAVTPLQVALAWVRDRPGVAAPIVGARNSQQLTAALSVEALSLPDEICRALDDVSAPVHRYPDHDWSTL
- a CDS encoding helix-hairpin-helix domain-containing protein, coding for MSTEPEPTEKTEPQTRGEATEPEGTEETPGASAEESADADATGDPEDGDASNAADTEGVSGDSAAGDADGAAKAQLSEAEAELAAQRVERERIARRKAERSGPVDSGAGLRGKAADLLAAVRAVESGAKPVAAVFSEPEPPRRPAQEPARPRPVSAEAAGSQVAGSGAGPAPEAVEAVRRVLVEGGAPEDLAPQVAAVFGEAADDELRADPWQLLRVSGVRPEQADGFARALLGAECEPDDERRGRAVTVWLLEQAALAGHTALEMPALIAALAQRGVQDADAAVQSTIAEAEALVFQDALDPTAPEPEESDENDPEGAERPVRILVGLERYALAEESLADGLARVINSVPKEDGSAEDWQRAAASAKGAAELIRAVATAGLVLHTGGEASRAEPAALLEAARSLGLRAWAATHSPLGRDLFAGLLTAGGQGAPGPGEGEPHDGPSDDTLAQPVATVAGLLTGAEGPGRDADGAFDLDLLVVLDAPQLDVETAALLVESLPDGARLVLGGDPSVLWSAGPGRVFADLLAARICPQVASRRPDPGPLGELVSGIGIGELNQVEAPGKEVVIVPVRDAGEAVHRTVQLVADSVPRAIGVPAEETLVITPGHGGAAGTRVLNAALKERLNPGPGRFGGFDPGDRIAYSPAPGRTLTGRVVRADADGLHLTCADEPVVVPKEQVEQSVRHGWALTAHQAVGGRWPAVVAVLPGDAAQALTRPWVYTAFGRAARHLSVVHGVDQALPRAVAEIPAKPRTTRLPVLLAPQTPTAG
- a CDS encoding LLM class F420-dependent oxidoreductase; the encoded protein is MQLGINLGYWGAGMDADNLSVAQEADRLGYAVCWAAEAYGSDAATVLTWVAAQTERIDVGSAIFQIPARQPAMTAMTAATLDSLSGGRFRLGLGVSGPQVSEGWYGVKFDKPLARTREYVEIVRKAMSRERLTHDGEHWTLPLPGGPGKPLKLTVHPQREHIPLYIAAIGPKNLEQTGEIADGALLIFPSAEHLEDTAIRYLRAGREKAGKTLDGFDIAPTLPLALGEDKDVAALADTFRPYTALYVGGMGSRKQNFYNQLAQRMGFESAAAEIQDKYLAGDKDGAAAAIPHDLIDKTALLGSVDRIADRMKEYAAAGVTTLTLAPAGFTLDERLAALRAGTEALERAGLA